The genomic region TTCAAAGTCAAATGGGGTATTCGCTACAGCAGTCTGGAAATCTTCAAAATAGATAGCCGGAACAATTGGCGGTAAATTAGTATCGTCTTCTTTTGTACAGCTGCTCAAAGCGCCTAAGGCAACCAAAGCAACACAAAGTGTTTTTATATTAAAATTTTTCATGTGAGTCTCTTTACTGGTTTAAATTAGAATGTTAAGTAAACATTTACGAAATACGTTCTGCCATAACCGTAGAAATATTTCGATCCGAAAGAACGGGTACCACTGGCATAATCCATATTTAACTCTCTGTAGTTCGCGTTTCTTGCTTGTTCGAAACCTCCTGTTTTGTAAGTAACATCAAAGATGTTGTTAACACTTGCAAAAAAACCTAAAGTGTTTCCGTGAATTCTCCATGATTTACCACCTGTAAGGTTAACCAACATGAAAGAATCGAATTTCTCCTGGCTTAATAATTGACGTGCTCTGTCTTCGGTAACTTCCGGATACGATACTCCAGAACCTCCAGGTTGCATAAAGAAGTTGTTGGTACGGATCAATGGATCTACTTCAACATAACTGTCGTCTAAGTAGTTGGCATTAGCTCCGATCCACCAGAATTTAGGATCTCTATATTCAATTCCAAGTGAGTAAGCCTGTTGCGGCATACCACCTTGTCTGTAGTTTTTAAGGTACGAATCTCCGAAGTTAACAATTGGGTTAAGCCCAGCTGCCTGACGTGAATCGATGTTAAGCAATACTGTTGGGTTGTTGCTGTAGATGTATTGACCATATGAAGCAGAACCGGTAACTTTAATTGTTTTAGATAATTGGTACTCTAAACCTAACTCTAAACCGATGTTTTGTTTGTCGATGTTTTTAGTAATCTCAGCCACGAAGTCATTTTCACTGTCGTTACCACCATCTTCGATCGCTCCTAAACCTTCTGCATAGAAGAAACCAACTTTAGTAGCGTCTTCGATTTTAGAGTAGAATCCGGTTAAACGTGCTTTTAATTTTGGTGCTCTGATGATATAACTTGCATCAACACTTGAAATCTTCTCATCGTCTAATCCGCTAACGATACTGTTGTTTAAACGAGCATTGTTGAATGCATTTCTTAGCATTGGCGCTTTAGTCATATAAGCAGCGTTAACACTTAACATGTGCTTACCTGTAATTTTGTAGGTAAGACCTCCTTTGAAACCGTAGTTGTTAAACTCTAACTTGTCGCTTTTTCCGTACGAGTTGTCGGCGTATAATCCGTTTCTGTAAAGACCTTCTCTCTGGTATCTTGTCTGAGAGAATGTTTGTGCTAAATAGAAATCGAATTTGTTGTAAGTAAATTTAAACTGAGTAAAGGCATCCGCAACGATAGCGCGCATGATGTAGTTGTATCCGTAACGATCACCCGCGTTAACAACACGGTTCGGGTTGTTTAAGTCACTTTGAGACTGACCAGCAGTGAATCCGTTTCCTTCGTAGAATAAATCGGTATCCATAAATCCATAATCTCCCAGTGGATCTAACATTTTCTGGAAGTTTTCTGATTTTAATGAACGGAAGTTGATTCCTGCATTTAAAGTAATGTTATCCGATAATTGTGAATTTAAGATGGAGTTTGCAGTCCAGGTAACATCTTCCATACGGTCTTCATATAAAGCGTAGATACTACGTTTGTTGATGTCGTTGGCATGGTACATTCTCTCCCAGTTGATCTGGCTGTTGTTGATGAAATCCACTCTTGCGATTTCAGCCTGTGCATAGTTTGGAGTATGCGTTGGTAAAGAACCGTCAGCTGGAATATTGTGTAAGTTTAAATAATAACTTGGTAAGTTTTTGTAGTAAGTAGGATCAGGGTTGTTTCCTCCATTATAGTCTAATCTGGAATTCCCGATTCCTCCTGATTGGTAAGAAATATTCGTGTTTAACGTGTTTCGCTCATTGATTTTCCAGTAGTGGCTTAACATTAAGATAGGCTCATCAACGTTTTTGTCTCTTGAGTTTCTCTTTTTGCCATTTTGCCATCCCCAATACGAGTTGTACTCTGTTCCCATTAAGTCCGTAACTTCCTGAGTGTTTGGTGAATTTTTACCTCTGCTGTTTTGTGCGTAGATAGAAGTAAAGTTGATGCTATGTTTGTCGTTGAATTTTTTCTCAATACTGGCAAAAAGGGAGTTAGCAGAATAATCTGTTCCTTCGAAGTAACCTTCTTTAGCCCATCTTCTGGATCCGGAAACCACAAATGCCCATCCGTCTTTGTTCATTCCGGAAGCATAGGTAGCCATAGTTCTCCAGCTGTAGTTTGAATTTGTTCCTGAAAACGAAACACGCGTTCCCGGACGGTAAAAAGAAGCTCTAGTGTTTATCTCTTGCGTACCTAAAATGTTACCAAAAGTATAGTCGGAAGGAGCCGATCCCATTGTGAATTCCTGGTTTCGAGTCGCGTCATTAAGACCTCCCCAGTTACTCCACTGTGGTCTTCCGTCAAAAAGTTTGTTCATTACGATACCATTAATCATAGTAGTACCATACTCGTTGTCCAAACCTCTGATTCGGAATCTTGCCTGACCCCAGTTGAAAGCAGCAGCTTGTTGGTAAGTGTCACGGGATGCCTGTAGCAAACCTGCAGTACTCTCAGAACCACTGTTGTCATCTCCAAGATCGTTTTCTGTGATGGTGATCAAGCTTAGTTGTTGTTCCGATGTGATGTCTTCTTCTAAGAAAACCACACCCAAATCCAAAGATTGTCCTTTCACAATGCTAAGTGTATAAGTCTGGGTGGTGTACCCGGTACTTCCTACAGTTAACGTTTGTTGTCCTTCAGTTGCTACATCGAAAGAGAAAACCCCAGTTGCATCGGTTAAAGCAGACTGGTTGGTGCTTGTGATGGTCGCAACAACATTTCTTAATGGTTTTTGCGTTTTAGAATCAACAACTTTTCCCTTTAGTGCTGGGGAGTGTTGTGACCAAACAAAAACGGCTTGCAGTACAAATAAAATACTAAATACAAGTTTTTTCATAAATAAAATTAAGTTAATTTTTTGTTTGCCAAGTCTTAATAAAAACTTAACAGCCTGCAAATGTACATCTTTTAATAATATTATTTACTTTTGGCCCGGAGTTTGTCTCAAACTTGATGTTAATTTAATATACTTTACATGAAAATTAGAAATTTCATCGCGCTTTTAATTGTATGTTTCTCATTTAATGGGATTTACGCGCAAAACAAAAAATTCAAAGTCTACACTGTGGCCTTCTACAACCTGGAAAACCTGTTTGATACAATCAATGGGCCGAACAATGATGAGGAGTGGTTGCCTAACGGGACACAACACTGGACTAGAGCAAAGTATCAGAAAAAACTGGCTAATTTGAGCCGCGTTATTCCGGAAATCGGAACCGGTGAAAATCCATACGCTCCGGTTATCGTAGGATGTGCCGAAGTGGAAAACAGAGGGGTATTGGAAGATTTAGTGAAACAACCGGGAATGATCGAAAAAGATTATGGGGTGATTCACTTTGACTCTCCGGACAAAAGGGGAATCGACGTGGGCTTTTTATATCAGAAAAAACACTTCAGACCGTTAAGCTATAAAAATATACCATTATATATATATGAAAACGAGCAAGGGTTAAATAAAAAAGCCAAAGAAGAAGGTGATGATAAGGTGGAAGAAAACGTAAACCTTGATGTGAAAACCAGAAGAATCTATACCCGTGACCAGTTATTGGTTACCGGATTATTGGATGGGGAAGAAATCAGTGTTATCGTAAATCACTGGCCGTCACGTTCCGGAGGTGAGAAAAAAAGTAGCCCGTTCCGTGAAGCGGCCGGCGCTTTAAATAAAAAAATTATCGATTCCCTTTACCGAATCAACCCGAATGCGAAAGTAATTACTATGGGCGACTTAAACGATGGTCCTTATAATAAGAGTGTAAAAGAAGCTTTAGGTGCGAAAGGAAAAAAAGAGGACGTGAAAGAATTCGGTATGTTTAACCCGATGGAGCAAATGTCGAAAGACGGTATCGGAACATTGGCCTACCGTGATGCATGGGATTTATTCGACCAGATTATCATCAGCGAACCGTTGATCCGTAAAGATTATTCGTCATTGCGTTTCTGGAAAGCAGGGGTGTTTAACAAACCATATCTGATCCAGAGTTCCGGACAGTATAAAGGCTATCCGCTGCGTAACTCCAATGGAGAAGTCGGATTTAGTGACCATTTTCCGGTGTACATTTATCTGATTAAAGAAGCGAAGTAATAATAAAGGCAGGTTTTTTTACCTGCCTTTTTCCTTTTTTGTACTTTAGTACAAACATTCAACCTATGGCTATCCAACCCCCTTTTAATCTTAATCAGTGGATTAATGAGAACCGGCATTTGTTAAAACCGCCGGTTGGTAATAAAAATATATACGTAGACGCCAACGATTTTATTGTAATGATCGTGGCCGGTCCCAATGCGCGTAAAGACTATCATTATAACGAAACGGAAGAAATCTTCTACCAATTGGAAGGTGATATCAAAATCGTAATTCAGGAAGATGGCGAACGTAAGGAAATGCCACTCAAAGCAGGCGATATGTATTTGCATCCGGCAAAAGTGCCACATTCGCCAGTGAGAAGCGAAGGTTCCATCGGACTGGTGATCGAACGGAAAAGAGCCGGAAAAGGATTTACCGACGGACTGTTATGGCATTGCGATAATTGCAACCATAAACTATACGAAGTCTATTTTGAATTAAAAGATATTGAAAAAGACTTCTTGCCGCATTTCCAGCATTTTTACAATTCGGAAACCTTGCGAACCTGTGAGAAATGTGGAACCGTGATGGAATCCGATCCGCGTTTTGTCGCAAAAAAATAGAAAAACACAAAGGTTATTGTTGCGGAAACAGAAGCGTAAAAGTTAATCCTTTATAATCCTAAACAAAAAACAGTAACTTTGTGAAAAATAAAAACACACGAAAATAACTTAGAATAATGGCAACAGCAATTGACCAATTCGGTATTCAGGAAGCACTACAACAATTAGGGCTTAAAGAAATAAACGAAGGAACATCAACCGGTTCAAACTGGTTTTCAAATGGTAAAATTATCGAATCCTATTCTCCTGCAACCGGAGAATTAATCGGAAAAGTAAAATCATCCACTAAAGAAGATTACGAAGCAGCCATGAAAACGGCTGAAGAGGCGTTTAAAGAATGGCGATTGATCCCGGCTCCGAAAAGAGGCGAAATTGTGCGTCAAATGGGTGAAGCACTTAGAAAATATAAAGAGCCTCTGGGGAAACTGGTTTCGTATGAAATGGGTAAAAGCCTTCAGGAAGGTTTGGGTGAAGTTCAGGAAATGATCGATATCTGTGATTTCGCAGTAGGATTATCCCGTCAGCTTTACGGTTTAACTATGCATTCCGAAAGACCAATGCACAGAATGTATGAGCAATGGCATCCGTTTGGAGTGGTAGGGATTATCTCGGCGTTTAACTTCCCGGTAGCGGTATGGAGCTGGAATTCAATGTTGGCTTGGGTTTGTGGAGACGTTTGTATCTGGAAACCAAGTTCAAAAACACCTTTGTGTGCCGTAGCTTGTCAAAACATTATTACAGAAGTATTGCGTAACAACAATGTTTCAGAAGGTGTTAGCTGTTTAGTAGTCGGAAACGAGTCTGGTGATTTGATCAACAATGATAAGCGTATTCCATTAGTATCGTTCACAGGTTCTACAAGAATCGGACGTCACGTATCGAAAACCGTAGCGGAACGTTTCGGAAATACAATCCTTGAATTAGGTGGAAACAACGCCATTATCGTTTCAGAACATGCCGATATCAGTATGGTATTGGTAGGGGCGGTATTCGGAGCGGTAGGAACTGCCGGACAACGTTGTACCTCTACAAGACGTTTAATCGTTCACGAAAGTGTTTACGACAAAACGATCAACGTATTGAAAAATGCATACGGACAGTTAAAAATCGGAAATCCATTGGATTCGAACAACCACGTTGGACCGCTAATCGACAAAGGTGCGGTGAACGATTACCTGAATGCTATTGAAAAAGCAAAACAGGAAGGTGGAAACATTATCGTTGAAGGTGGTGTTTTAGAAGGTGAAGGATACGAAAGCGGATGTTACGTAAAACCATGTATCATCGAGGCGAAAAATGAATTCCATATTGTTCAGGAAGAAACATTCGCACCGATCTTATATGTAATGAAATATTCAACTATCGAAGAGGCGATCGCTATGCAAAATGGTGTTCCTCAAGGATTGTCATCATCGATCTTTACCAACAACATGAGAGAAATGGAATTATTCCTTTCTCAGGCTGGTTCAGATTGTGGTATCGCAAACGTAAACATCGGAACATCTGGTGCTGAAATCGGTGGTGCTTTTGGTGGTGAAAAAGAAACCGGTGGAGGACGTGAGTCAGGATCGGATGCGTGGAAAGCGTATATGAGAAGACAAACGAATACCATCAACTACGGAACCGCGTTGCCATTGGCACAAGGTATCAAGTTTGATTTATAATCGATACAAATCTTAATATAAAAAGGGCTGTCTAATTTTGTAGACAGCCCTTTTTTGTTTCTACTATCTGAGAATCAGATATGCTATTTCGGTTTCTAACATCTGACAGGTTTCCAAAACCTGTCAGATGTTAAATAGATTTAAAAACGATACCCGATACTTACTCCGGCGTTAAACTCAATCGCGCTAAAACGATCGTTTACAGCACTGCTAAAGTTACGCGCAATATTCGCATAGGGTGCGATCGCAAATTTATCGTTCCAGGCCCATTTGTATCCGGTTCCGAAACCGATGATAAAGCTGTTCATATCGGTCGTAAGGGTTACTTCCGCATCGTTGATGACTTCTTTTTCGTTAAAATCACCAAAGCGGTATTTTAAAAATGGCGATACATAATAGCCGGAATTGCTTGCTCCGTTAGCTCCGAAATAAAAATTATAGGAAGCCAGAATACTATTGGTTTTAAATTCTTTGGCACCACCGCTCTTTTCAGCAGTATAGGAAAAACGGTCGTTGATCAGGAATTCAACTCCGATAGACTGGTCATTGTCCAGAAAATGCTCATAGCCCAGTTCCACCGAGGCCAGTACGATCGTATTTAAAATATTAACCTTAACTTCGTTCTTGGATTGTGCATTGGCAAAAAGGCCGCTCAATAGTACGCCTAAAAGAATAATGTGTTTTCTCATATTTCAAAATTTTTGCAAAGGTATAAAAATCAGACGAAACGCTTAGTTGCGCCCTTTCTCGTTGGCGTAAAGCTCGTGTAACGGATCACTTTGCCAAAACGTTTTGGTGTCCACGTCCATAATCGTTAGCCGACCTTTAAATGCAGCTCCGGTATCGACATTCCAGACATTGGCTTTGTTCACCGGTACGGTTTCGCCAATTCGGGTTACCGGTGTATGACCGATAAAGATTTCTTTATATAGCGTAAGGCGTTTCGGATAAAACAAATCGTCTTTCGATAGCGCCGGATTTAACGACATGGCCGTTTCCCATAACGTTCGGTCCCAACAGAACATCCCGCGGAAAAACTCGTAGTAAACCCCTTTCTGATTCGTAAAACCGGCATGAACATACAGGCGATCCTGTTCGTCGATATAATAGTCGTTTAAACGCGCCAGAAAACCTATGTGACGGTCTTTGGTGTGAATGTCGAGATCCTGATAGGCATCTACAGTCGATTGTCCGCCGTGGATACGCCATTCGGCATTGTCGTCGCCAGCCATTAACCAGCGTAAAACCATTTCTTCATGGTTGCCGCGGATAAAAAAACAATCGTGGGTTTTGTCCAGTTCAATTAAAAAATCAATTACACGAGGCGAATCACTCCATCCATCAATATAATCGCCTAAAAACACTAATTTATCGTTTGTAGTAACCTCGGCGCGTTCCAGGATCTGGTGTAACGCTTTCAGTCCGCCGTGTATATCTCCAATAACTAACGTTCTACTCATTATTCATTCCGTATTTCATTTTTCGTAAAATGCGCATGGCTTCTTTAAACGACACATAAACCGTAGGGTTTTCATGCGCTTTAAGGAGCAATTTGGCATCAATAAGTTTTTGTTTGGCCTCTTCAAATCCATTCAGATAACAGATCATCAGGGTCGAGGGTAGGTTTTCCAGATCTTTATTCTCGCGTTCGGACAACGGTAAACCTTTTTGCAATTTACGGATTAATGCTAAATTGGAGTTATAAATATGAAATAACATTTTACGGTTGAATTCCGGTGGCTCGAAAAGCATCTGGTTGTCGATCTTGTAGTAACCATTGTCATAAAACCGGATGCTGACCTGCTCCAACGGGTAATAACTCGTTTTGTCGTTTAATCCCAATAGTAGGTATTCGGTGATTCTAAAACAATCGTCCGTATAGTCTACCGTCACTTCGTCTAATGCCGAGTAAAAAAGTTTGACCTGTTCGTTGATTAACTCGATATCAACCCGGGAAAAGAACGTCTTATCCCGTATTTTCTTTTTGTTTCCGGCCCAGCAAACGATAAAAAATTCCTTGAAAACCTTATACTTGGGATTCATATCCTTATGACGGTTGTTCATGAAATCGATAACGCCTTCCAGCGTATATTCAATGCTGTTGCGGGAGTTGTTTTCGATACTGATAACCGTTTCGGTATTCGAATTGGCTATAGGTTCCTGAAAAAAATCCGGCTCATCAATCGGGATCGAATTGCTCCCCCGACGGATAAAAATGGCTTTGGCCGGAATGGTATATATCGCTTTTTTAAAAGATGAAATTTTATGCGTCGGCCGAATCGTAACCAATCCAACGACCTTGTCTTTTGGTAAATGCGGAAACGGAACATTTTCATACTGAATCCGCGGTGGATTATCCAAAAAAGCATTGACCAGATTCTGAATCCGACTGTCGTCGAAAAAGTCGTCGCCTACAATTTCGTTGTCCTGATCTTCCACACCCACCACAATATAGGAATTGTTAGTCGGGTTGGAATTCGATAACGCACAGATGTGTTTTAAAAACTTTGCCTTGCCTTCTTTGGTATGCAGATTCAACTGACGTTTTTTGTCATAGAAGCTGCTCTCATCGTTGTGAGCCAATAGGTTTTTGATAAGCAGGCGCTTGTTAATCATCGAATAAAGAGGATGTTATAAAATTTTGTTTACGATTGTTGACGTAGCCTGAGCGGTCGATAATACCATCAGATCGGCAATGTTAACATGATACGGTCTTGAGATCACAAAGTGGATAATATCCGCGATGTCTTCGGCCAGTAAGGGTTGAAAACCTTTGTATACGGTATCGGCACGATCGGTATCGCCTTTAAAGCGCACTTCGGAAAAAGCCGTGTGAACCATACCCGGATGAATACCGCCCACTTTAATTCCAAAAGCATTCAGGTCGATCCGCATGCCTTGAGTGATGGCGTCTACAGCATGTTTGCTCGCGCAATAAACGTTTCCGTTGGGATAAACTTCCTTTGCGGCGGTCGATCCGATGTTGATAATATGACCGGATTTGCGTTCGGCCATTTGTGGTACTATCGCTTTCGAAACATACAACAATCCTTTTACGTTAATGTCGATCATCGCATCCCAATCGTCGGTGTTTCCGGTTTGAATCGGATCCAGTCCATGAGCATTTCCTGCATTATTGATCAGAATATCGATTTTTGAAAAGTCCTCCGGAAGGGACGAAATGGCTTTAAAAACCGAATCTTTGTCTTTCACATCAAAGACAAGTGACGTAATTTGTGTATGTTTTGCTAAATCGCTTTCTAATGTTTCGAGAATTTCTTTTCTTCGTCCACAGATAATCAGACGATATTGATGACGGGCCAAAAGCTCAGCTGTCGCTTTTCCGATTCCGCTTGTAGCACCCGTGATAAGAACTGTTTTCATGGTAATTAAATTTCAGATCTTAAAAATATAAAAACAAAATCATAATTCAGGCTTAAAATGAAAGTGTTACCAAGACTTTTAACCAATTGTTAACAACAAAACACTAAATAAATTTTCAATTTGCAGTGTTAAAATAACTTATTTAATTTCACGGCTCAAAAAAACATAAAAATGGACGACACCACAGCTACTTTAGACATTAGAGCAATTAATGAAAAAATAGAGAGAGAAAGTGCTTTTATCGATCTGCTGACAATGGAGATGAACAAGGTGATTGTAGGTCAGAAGCACATGGTAGAACGATTATTAATCGGACTTTTAGGACAAGGTCATATCCTTTTGGAAGGAGTTCCGGGATTGGCAAAAACATTAGCCATCAATACCCTGTCGCAAGCGGTTCAAGGTTCTTTCAGCAGAATTCAGTTTACGCCCGACCTTTTACCGGCGGATGTAGTGGGAACCATGATCTATAATATCAAACAAAATGACTTCTCGATAAAAAAAGGACCGATCTTCGCCAATTTCGTATTAGCGGATGAGATCAACCGGGCACCGGCAAAAGTGCAATCGGCATTACTGGAAGCCATGCAGGAAAAACAGGTAACCATTGGCGATGAAACCTTTAAGCTGGACAAACCATTCCTGGTAATGGCTACGCAAAACCCGGTAGAACAGGAAGGAACCTATCCGTTACCGGAAGCGCAGGTCGATCGTTTTATGTTAAAAACGGTAATCGACTATCCTAAAATGGAAGACGAGCGTATGGTAATCCGTCAAAACCTGAAAGGAAGCTACGAAAAAGTGAACGCGGTGATTTCGTTAGATCAGATCCGGAGAGCGCAGGAAGCGGTTCGCGAAGTCTATATGGACGAGAAAATTGAAAAATACATCCTGGATATCATCTTTGCTACCCGTTATCCTGAAAAATACAAACTGGCCGATTTAAAACCATTAATCAGCTTCGGTGCTTCGCCAAGGGGAAGTATCAATCTGGCTACGGCGGCTAAATGTTATGCCTTTATCAAACGCCGTGGTTATGTAATCCCGGAAGACGTGCGTGCCGTGGTTCACGATGTGTTGCGTCACAGAATCGGAATTACCTACGAAGCAGAGGCCGAAAACATCACTTCTGTTGAGATCATCAATAAAATTGTAAACGAAATCGAAGTGCCTTAGAATATAGATTGCTGATTTTAACCCCTTTTGCCAGGCATCAGGATCGAATCGTTAATCTGTAATCACTCTTAGAATGGATACCAAAGAACTTTTAAAAAAAGTACGAAAAATAGAAATCAAAACCCGGAGACTGAGCGATCATATCTTTTCGGGCGAATACCATACGTCCTTTAAAGGACGGGGGATGACATTCTCGGAAGTCCGCCAGTATCAGTTTGGCGACGATGTTCGTGCGATCGACTGGAATGTAACGGCACGTTATAATGAACCGTATATCAAGGTTTTCGAAGAAGAACGCGAACTCACGATGATGTTGCTGGTCGACATCAGTGGATCGGAAAGTTTTGGAACCCGTAATCAGCTTAAAAATGATGTGGTAACCGAAATCGCCGCTACTCTGGCCTTTTCAGCGACACAAAACAACGACAAAATCGGATTGATCCTGTTTTCAGATCAGATTGAATTGTTTATTCCGCCTAAAAAAGGGAAATCCCACGTGTTGCGCATCATCCGCGAACTAATCGAGTTTACGCCAAAAAGTAAAAAAACGGATTTGTCACAAGCCCTGAAATTTTTGTCGGGTGTGATGAAAAAGAAAGCCATCGTATTCGTGATTTCCGATTTTATGGCTTCCGATTATGAGCAAACCCTGAAAATCGCCGGAAAAAAACACGATGTTACCGGAGTTCGGGTATACGATGTCCGCGAAGAAAAAATGCCAAACATCGGAATGGTGCCTATGGAAGATGCTGAAACAGGCGAAACACTATTAGTCAATACTAATTCGAAATCGGTTCGGATGGAATACGAAAAACATTATCAGGAAAACGTAAACTAT from Flavobacterium sp. WV_118_3 harbors:
- a CDS encoding TonB-dependent receptor; protein product: MKKLVFSILFVLQAVFVWSQHSPALKGKVVDSKTQKPLRNVVATITSTNQSALTDATGVFSFDVATEGQQTLTVGSTGYTTQTYTLSIVKGQSLDLGVVFLEEDITSEQQLSLITITENDLGDDNSGSESTAGLLQASRDTYQQAAAFNWGQARFRIRGLDNEYGTTMINGIVMNKLFDGRPQWSNWGGLNDATRNQEFTMGSAPSDYTFGNILGTQEINTRASFYRPGTRVSFSGTNSNYSWRTMATYASGMNKDGWAFVVSGSRRWAKEGYFEGTDYSANSLFASIEKKFNDKHSINFTSIYAQNSRGKNSPNTQEVTDLMGTEYNSYWGWQNGKKRNSRDKNVDEPILMLSHYWKINERNTLNTNISYQSGGIGNSRLDYNGGNNPDPTYYKNLPSYYLNLHNIPADGSLPTHTPNYAQAEIARVDFINNSQINWERMYHANDINKRSIYALYEDRMEDVTWTANSILNSQLSDNITLNAGINFRSLKSENFQKMLDPLGDYGFMDTDLFYEGNGFTAGQSQSDLNNPNRVVNAGDRYGYNYIMRAIVADAFTQFKFTYNKFDFYLAQTFSQTRYQREGLYRNGLYADNSYGKSDKLEFNNYGFKGGLTYKITGKHMLSVNAAYMTKAPMLRNAFNNARLNNSIVSGLDDEKISSVDASYIIRAPKLKARLTGFYSKIEDATKVGFFYAEGLGAIEDGGNDSENDFVAEITKNIDKQNIGLELGLEYQLSKTIKVTGSASYGQYIYSNNPTVLLNIDSRQAAGLNPIVNFGDSYLKNYRQGGMPQQAYSLGIEYRDPKFWWIGANANYLDDSYVEVDPLIRTNNFFMQPGGSGVSYPEVTEDRARQLLSQEKFDSFMLVNLTGGKSWRIHGNTLGFFASVNNIFDVTYKTGGFEQARNANYRELNMDYASGTRSFGSKYFYGYGRTYFVNVYLTF
- a CDS encoding ATP-binding protein; the encoded protein is MINKRLLIKNLLAHNDESSFYDKKRQLNLHTKEGKAKFLKHICALSNSNPTNNSYIVVGVEDQDNEIVGDDFFDDSRIQNLVNAFLDNPPRIQYENVPFPHLPKDKVVGLVTIRPTHKISSFKKAIYTIPAKAIFIRRGSNSIPIDEPDFFQEPIANSNTETVISIENNSRNSIEYTLEGVIDFMNNRHKDMNPKYKVFKEFFIVCWAGNKKKIRDKTFFSRVDIELINEQVKLFYSALDEVTVDYTDDCFRITEYLLLGLNDKTSYYPLEQVSIRFYDNGYYKIDNQMLFEPPEFNRKMLFHIYNSNLALIRKLQKGLPLSERENKDLENLPSTLMICYLNGFEEAKQKLIDAKLLLKAHENPTVYVSFKEAMRILRKMKYGMNNE
- a CDS encoding MoxR family ATPase, coding for MDDTTATLDIRAINEKIERESAFIDLLTMEMNKVIVGQKHMVERLLIGLLGQGHILLEGVPGLAKTLAINTLSQAVQGSFSRIQFTPDLLPADVVGTMIYNIKQNDFSIKKGPIFANFVLADEINRAPAKVQSALLEAMQEKQVTIGDETFKLDKPFLVMATQNPVEQEGTYPLPEAQVDRFMLKTVIDYPKMEDERMVIRQNLKGSYEKVNAVISLDQIRRAQEAVREVYMDEKIEKYILDIIFATRYPEKYKLADLKPLISFGASPRGSINLATAAKCYAFIKRRGYVIPEDVRAVVHDVLRHRIGITYEAEAENITSVEIINKIVNEIEVP
- a CDS encoding endonuclease/exonuclease/phosphatase family protein, with amino-acid sequence MKIRNFIALLIVCFSFNGIYAQNKKFKVYTVAFYNLENLFDTINGPNNDEEWLPNGTQHWTRAKYQKKLANLSRVIPEIGTGENPYAPVIVGCAEVENRGVLEDLVKQPGMIEKDYGVIHFDSPDKRGIDVGFLYQKKHFRPLSYKNIPLYIYENEQGLNKKAKEEGDDKVEENVNLDVKTRRIYTRDQLLVTGLLDGEEISVIVNHWPSRSGGEKKSSPFREAAGALNKKIIDSLYRINPNAKVITMGDLNDGPYNKSVKEALGAKGKKEDVKEFGMFNPMEQMSKDGIGTLAYRDAWDLFDQIIISEPLIRKDYSSLRFWKAGVFNKPYLIQSSGQYKGYPLRNSNGEVGFSDHFPVYIYLIKEAK
- a CDS encoding autotransporter outer membrane beta-barrel domain-containing protein; this translates as MRKHIILLGVLLSGLFANAQSKNEVKVNILNTIVLASVELGYEHFLDNDQSIGVEFLINDRFSYTAEKSGGAKEFKTNSILASYNFYFGANGASNSGYYVSPFLKYRFGDFNEKEVINDAEVTLTTDMNSFIIGFGTGYKWAWNDKFAIAPYANIARNFSSAVNDRFSAIEFNAGVSIGYRF
- a CDS encoding 3-hydroxyanthranilate 3,4-dioxygenase; this encodes MAIQPPFNLNQWINENRHLLKPPVGNKNIYVDANDFIVMIVAGPNARKDYHYNETEEIFYQLEGDIKIVIQEDGERKEMPLKAGDMYLHPAKVPHSPVRSEGSIGLVIERKRAGKGFTDGLLWHCDNCNHKLYEVYFELKDIEKDFLPHFQHFYNSETLRTCEKCGTVMESDPRFVAKK
- a CDS encoding aldehyde dehydrogenase family protein, coding for MATAIDQFGIQEALQQLGLKEINEGTSTGSNWFSNGKIIESYSPATGELIGKVKSSTKEDYEAAMKTAEEAFKEWRLIPAPKRGEIVRQMGEALRKYKEPLGKLVSYEMGKSLQEGLGEVQEMIDICDFAVGLSRQLYGLTMHSERPMHRMYEQWHPFGVVGIISAFNFPVAVWSWNSMLAWVCGDVCIWKPSSKTPLCAVACQNIITEVLRNNNVSEGVSCLVVGNESGDLINNDKRIPLVSFTGSTRIGRHVSKTVAERFGNTILELGGNNAIIVSEHADISMVLVGAVFGAVGTAGQRCTSTRRLIVHESVYDKTINVLKNAYGQLKIGNPLDSNNHVGPLIDKGAVNDYLNAIEKAKQEGGNIIVEGGVLEGEGYESGCYVKPCIIEAKNEFHIVQEETFAPILYVMKYSTIEEAIAMQNGVPQGLSSSIFTNNMREMELFLSQAGSDCGIANVNIGTSGAEIGGAFGGEKETGGGRESGSDAWKAYMRRQTNTINYGTALPLAQGIKFDL
- a CDS encoding SDR family NAD(P)-dependent oxidoreductase; its protein translation is MKTVLITGATSGIGKATAELLARHQYRLIICGRRKEILETLESDLAKHTQITSLVFDVKDKDSVFKAISSLPEDFSKIDILINNAGNAHGLDPIQTGNTDDWDAMIDINVKGLLYVSKAIVPQMAERKSGHIINIGSTAAKEVYPNGNVYCASKHAVDAITQGMRIDLNAFGIKVGGIHPGMVHTAFSEVRFKGDTDRADTVYKGFQPLLAEDIADIIHFVISRPYHVNIADLMVLSTAQATSTIVNKIL
- a CDS encoding metallophosphoesterase family protein — its product is MSRTLVIGDIHGGLKALHQILERAEVTTNDKLVFLGDYIDGWSDSPRVIDFLIELDKTHDCFFIRGNHEEMVLRWLMAGDDNAEWRIHGGQSTVDAYQDLDIHTKDRHIGFLARLNDYYIDEQDRLYVHAGFTNQKGVYYEFFRGMFCWDRTLWETAMSLNPALSKDDLFYPKRLTLYKEIFIGHTPVTRIGETVPVNKANVWNVDTGAAFKGRLTIMDVDTKTFWQSDPLHELYANEKGRN